Proteins encoded by one window of Phoenix dactylifera cultivar Barhee BC4 unplaced genomic scaffold, palm_55x_up_171113_PBpolish2nd_filt_p 001670F, whole genome shotgun sequence:
- the LOC120108950 gene encoding palmitoyl-acyl carrier protein thioesterase, chloroplastic-like, translated as MVASIAASAFFSAPSSAASAASAKASKTAGEGPGSLDVRGIVAKPTSSSAAMQGKVKAQTVPKINGAKVPLKAETQKSDEEAAPSSAPRTFYNQLPDWSMLLAAVTTIFLAAEKQWTLLDWKPRHPDMLADAFGLSSDDDRGTVDALKN; from the coding sequence CTTTTTCTCCGCCCCATCATCTGCCGCCTCCGCGGCATCAGCAAAAGCGTCGAAGACCGCCGGTGAAGGCCCCGGGAGTTTGGATGTCCGCGGAATCGTAGCCAAACCCACCTCCTCTTCAGCAGCTATGCAGGGGAAGGTGAAGGCCCAAACTGTTCCCAAGATTAACGGCGCCAAGGTTCCCCTGAAAGCCGAAACCCAGAAGTCCGACGAAGAAGCTGCCCCTTCTTCAGCCCCAAGAACGTTCTATAATCAATTGCCTGACTGGAGCATGCTCCTTGCCGCTGTAACGACCATCTTCTTGGCGGCGGAGAAGCAGTGGACCCTTCTTGATTGGAAGCCGAGGCACCCCGATATGCTCGCTGATGCATTTGGCctatcctctgatgatgataggGGCACCGTTGATGCACTAAAAAACTAA